One window of the Thamnophis elegans isolate rThaEle1 chromosome 6, rThaEle1.pri, whole genome shotgun sequence genome contains the following:
- the LOC116510785 gene encoding protocadherin alpha-5-like, with protein MLTWPKGLLQLLLLHTAWKMGSGQLHYSVLEESQHGTFVGRIAQDLGLEVSELVPRMFQMLSKGEKDYFEVNLQNGILFVNSRIDREELCAKNADCVLHLEVIVEKPLRFFHVEVEIKDINDNAPIFSAKEQILSIAEFITASGTRFFLEGVSDADIGINALITYKLSPSKHFALDTGNDEDESKSVVLVLKVPLDREESSVHHLVLTATDGGEPKLTGTVQLVINVLDVNDNPPVFNQSVYRVKLLENAASGSLVITLNATDLDVGINREISYFFSNKAPPYVMKLFNINADIGEIRVIGKLDYEESKFYELPIVAEDKGNSQLSGQCKVLIEVLDMNDNIPELSMNSLSVPLPEDSPPGTVVAILSASDRDSGNNGQITCFLRPTGVPFKLELTFKNYYSLIVGSALDREQVTEYRMVVTVEDQGVPSLSSSMSLLVPISDINDNAPAFTQPSYTVFVKENNPPGAHIFTISALDPDIAENGLITYWIDEKLWPLSSYISVHSESGKLYALQSLDYEELKLLEFQVRAKDAGLPSLCGNATVQVFVMDENDNAPVVSRSSEENLILLVVPVMAGHIVGKIHALDADSGYNAWLRYELVEESNGPWTVGQYSGEVSTKYSLDDSEGSKIQSVLVLVKDHGKPQLSATATLSVSLVTSGQTIKTDINLQRSGESFVPLVDSINVYLIIAICSVSSLFLLATLIYVALRCHCKTKEPMVYGPGMATLVCASEVGSWSYSNRHSHILAGVSGEAGAKSDLMIFSPNIPAFANNGELINGVDAPPDSAKKKNLTLVSSVLKKLRAAELYVKLPKCEFHQEKIDYRISYKGIEMDPAKVQAVTDWAPPHTHKQLQSFLGFANFYRQFIPSFANIALPITNLLKSKGEAKPRPGKPLNWTMECQGAFEKLKRLFAAEPVLKHPDMDVTFVVQADASDVAVGAVLVQANTDARNIAAPMITRSQGPVDLDVTMDLMNKLKDGLESDNWFKEHSDECTMKDGLVWYLRCFINYQQDNWAELLPHAEVAYNNSVHSSTGMTPFKVVFGQDFVPIPELHQEKPQILSLSEWSDQLRQFWAMTRKALDAAHQAHK; from the exons ATGCTTACCTGGCCGAAGGGGCTGCtgcagctgcttctgctccacacCGCCTGGAAAATGGGGAGCGGCCAGCTCCATtattctgtgctggaggaatcaCAACACGGCACCTTTGTGGGCCGCATCGCCCAGgatttggggttggaggtgagtGAGCTGGTGCCTCGGATGTTCCAGATGCTGTCCAAAGGAGAGAAGGACTATTTTGAGGTAAACCTGCAGAATGGGATCTTGTTTGTAAATTCCCGGATAGACAGGGAGGAGCTGTGTGCCAAGAATGCAGACTGTGTCCTTCATCTGGAGGTGATTGTGGAGAAACCTCTGAGGTTCTTCCATGTGGAGGTTGAAATCAAAGACATAAATGACAATGCTCCCATCTTCTCTGCCAAGGAACAGATCCTGAGCATAGCAGAATTCATAACAGCATCTGGTACCCGATTCTTCTTAGAGGGAGTCTCTGATGCAGATATTGGTATTAATGCTCTGATAACATACAAGCTCAGCCCAAGCAAACATTTTGCTCTTGATACAGGAAATGATGAAGATGAGAGTAAATCTGTAGTTCTTGTATTGAAGGTTCCTCTTGACAGAGAGGAGAGCTCTGTGCATCATTTAGTACTGACAGCCACTGATGGGGGTGAACCAAAACTCACAGGAACTGTTCAGCTGGTCATCAATGTGCTGGATGTCAATGATAACCCTCCTGTGTTTAACCAATCTGTTTACAGAGTAAAGTTGTTAGAAAATGCAGCTAGTGGGTCATTAGTTATTACTCTGAATGCAACAGACTTAGATGTGGGGATTAATAGGGAAATCTCTTATTTTTTTAGTAATAAAGCACCTCCATATGTCATGAAGCTATTTAATATAAATGCTGACATTGGGGAAATTAGAGTGATTGGAAAGCTGGATTATGAAGAAAGCAAGTTCTATGAACTTCCAATTGTAGCAGAAGATAAAGGCAATTCTCAGTTATCAGGGCAATGTAAAGTTCTCATTGAAGTGTTGGACATGAATGATAATATTCCAGAATTATCTATGAATTCTCTCTCTGTGCCATTGCCAGAGGACTCCCCTCCAGGGACTGTAGTAGCCATCCTCAGTGCATCTGATAGGGATTCTGGCAACAATGGACAGATAACCTGTTTCCTCAGGCCTACTGGAGTACCTTTCAAACTTGAGTTAACATTCAAGAATTACTACTCCCTAATTGTTGGATCAGCTTTGGATAGGGAGCAGGTGACTGAGTACAGGATGGTTGTGACAGTGGAAGATCAAGGTGTTCCATCACTTTCTTCCAGCATGTCCCTCTTAGTGCCTATTAGTGACATAAATGACAATGCTCCAGCTTTCACACAGCCCTCCTATACAGTCTTTGTGAAGGAGAACAATCCCCCTGGTGCTCACATCTTCACAATATCTGCCTTGGACCCAGACATAGCTGAGAATGGTCTGATCACCTATTGGATAGATGAGAAGCTCTGGCCATTGTCAAGCTACATCTCTGTACATTCGGAGAGTGGAAAACTTTATGCATTGCAGTCCTTGGACTATGAGGAGTTGAAACTGCTGGAGTTCCAGGTGAGAGCCAAGGATGCTGGACTTCCCTCCTTATGTGGCAATGCAACTGTTCAAGTCTttgtaatggatgagaatgacAATGCGCCCGTTGTGTCAAGATCATCAGAAGAGAACCTGATTCTTCTAGTGGTCCCTGTGATGGCTGGGCATATTGTAGGCAAGATCCATGCCTTGGATGCGGATTCTGGATACAATGCCTGGCTAAGGTATGAACTTGTTGAAGAAAGCAATGGTCCATGGACTGTAGGGCAGTATAGTGGTGAGGTGAGTACAAAATATTCTCTGGATGATTCAGAAGGCAGCAAAATCCAGAGTGTGTTGGTTCTTGTGAAGGACCATGGAAAACCTCAACTATCAGCCACAGCTACCCTGAGTGTTTCACTTGTGACAAGTGGTCAGACAATCAAAACGGATATTAACCTTCAAAGGTCAGGGGAGAGCTTTGTTCCCCTGGTGGATTCGATCAATGTCTATCTGATCATTGCCATCTGCTCTGTTTCCAGCCTCTTCTTGCTGGCCACTCTCATCTACGTGGCCCTGCGTTGCCACTGTAAGACAAAGGAACCCATGGTTTATGGCCCTGGCATGGCCACCCTGGTCTGTGCCAGTGAGGTGGGCAGCTGGTCCTATTCCAATCGTCACAGCCACATCCTGGCAGGTGTGAGTGGAGAGGCTGGTGCCAAAAGTGATCTCATGATTTTCAGTCCCAATATTCCTGCCTTTGCAAATAATGGGGAACTTATCAATGGGGTGGATGCGCCTCCAGATTCTGCTAAAAAG AAAAACTTGACTTTGGTCAGCTCAGTCCTCAAGAAACTCCGAGCTGCTGAACTTTATGTGAAATTgcctaaatgtgaatttcatcaggagaagatcGATTACCGTATCTCCTACAAAGGCATCGAGATGGACCCGGCAAAAGTCCAGGCCGTTACTGATTGGGCGCCTCCTCACACCCACAAGCAATTGCAAAGTTTTctgggatttgcaaatttttaccgtcaatttattccctcgttcGCTAACATCGCTTTGCCCATTACAAATCTTCTAAAATCTAAAGGAGAAGCAAAACCTAGGCCAGggaagcctttgaactggactatggagtgtcaaggcGCTTTTGAGAAATTAAAGCGACTCTTTGCAGCAgaaccagttttgaaacacccTGATATGGATGTGACATTCGTGgtacaggctgatgccagtgacgtggcGGTGGGGGCAGTATTAGTTCAAGCAAACACTGACG CTAGAAATATTGCTGCACCAATGATTACTAGGAGCCAAGGCCCAGTAGACTTGGATGTAACTATGGACCTAATGAACAAACTCAAAGACGGCCTTGAATCCGATAACTGGTTCAAGGAACATTCTGATGAATgtaccatgaaagatggactggTGTGG TACCTccgatgtttcatcaattatcaacaggataattgggctgAACTGTTACCACATGCAGAGGTGGCGTACAATAATTCGGTACACAGTAGTACTGGCATGACCCCTTTTAaagttgtgtttggccaggactttgtgccAATTCCTGAATTGCATCAGGAGAAACCGCAAATTTTGTCCTTGTCTGAATGGAGTGATCAACTTCGGCAGTTTTGGGCCATGACCCGCAAAGCGTTAGATGCAGCGCACCAGGCTCACAAATGA
- the LOC116510787 gene encoding protocadherin alpha-5-like, with protein sequence MLTWPKGLLQLLLLHTAWKMGSGQLHYSVLEESQHGTFVGRISQDLGLEVSELVPRMFRMLSKGEKDYFEVNLQNGILFVNSRIDREELCAKNADCVLHLEVIVEKPLRFFHVEVEIKDLNDNAPIFSAREQILSIAELSTASGTQFRLERASDADIGTNALLTYKLSPSNHFILDSGNDGDESKSVVLLLKVPLDREQSHVHHLVLTATDGGEPKLTGTVQLVINVLDVNDNTPVFNQSVYRIKLLENTASGSLVIALNATDLDEGINREISYFFSNEVPLHVTKLFSINSDTGEIRVIGKLDYEDINCYELHIVAEDKGSAPLSGHCEVFVDVLDMNDNIPEVFVNSLTVPLPEDSTPGTVVAILSASDKDSGINGQVTCVLQPSDLPFKIESTFKNYYSLIVGAPLDREQVAEYRIVVTVEDQGIPPLSSSIILLVPISDINDNAPAFSQPSYIVFVKENNPPGAHIFTISASDPDIAENGLITYWIDEKLWPLSSYISIHSESGKLYALQSLDYEELKVLEFQVRAKDAGMPTLCGNATLHVFVMDENDNAPVVSRSSEENLILLVVPVMAGHIVGKIHALDADSGYNAWLRYELAEESNGPWTVGQYSGEVSTKYSLDDSESSKIQSVLVLVKDHGKPQLSATATLSVSLVTSGQTIKRDINLPRSGESFVPLVDSINIYLIIAICSVSSLFLLAILIYVALRCQCKSKESMVYGPGMATLVCASEVGSWSYSNRHSHILAGVSAEAGAKSDLMIFSPNIPVFANNGELRNGTELITDAAKEVSFWF encoded by the coding sequence ATGCTTACCTGGCCGAAGGGGCTGCtgcagctgcttctgctccacacCGCCTGGAAAATGGGGAGCGGCCAGCTCCATtattctgtgctggaggaatccCAGCACGGCACCTTTGTGGGCCGCATCTCCCAGgatttggggttggaggtgagtGAGCTGGTGCCTCGGATGTTCCGGATGCTGTCCAAAGGAGAGAAGGACTATTTTGAGGTAAACCTGCAGAATGGGATCTTGTTTGTTAATTCCCGGATAGACAGGGAGGAGCTGTGTGCCAAGAATGCAGACTGTGTCCTTCATCTGGAGGTGATTGTGGAGAAACCTCTGCGGTTCTTCCATGTGGAGGTTGAAATCAAAGACCTGAATGACAATGCTCCCATCTTCTCAGCCAGGGAACAGATCCTGAGCATAGCAGAATTGTCAACAGCATCTGGTACCCAATTCCGGTTAGAGAGAGCATCTGATGCAGATATTGGTACTAATGCTCTGTTAACTTACAAGCTCAGCCCAAGCAACCATTTTATTCTTGATTCAGGAAATGATGGAGATGAGAGTAAATCTGTAGTACTTCTATTGAAGGTTCCTCTTGACAGAGAGCAGAGCCATGTGCATCATTTAGTACTGACAGCAACTGATGGGGGTGAACCAAAACTTACAGGAACTGTTCAGCTAGTCATCAATGTGCTGGATGTCAATGACAATACTCCTGTGTTTAACCAATCTGTTTACAGGATAAAGTTGTTAGAAAATACAGCTAGTGGGTCATTAGTTATTGCTCTGAATGCAACAGACTTAGATGAAGGGATCAATAGAGAAATCTCTTATTTTTTTAGTAATGAAGTTCCTTTACATGTCACAAAGCTCTTTAGTATAAATTCTGATACTGGGGAAATCAGAGTGATTGGAAAATTGGACTATGAAGATATTAATTGCTATGAACTTCATATTGTTGCAGAAGATAAAGGCAGTGCTCCATTATCAGGACATTGTgaagtttttgttgatgtgttggaCATGAATGATAATATTCCAGAAGTATTTGTGAATTCTCTCACTGTGCCATTGCCAGAGGATTCCACTCCAGGGACTGTGGTAGCTATCCTCAGTGCTTCAGACAAGGATTCTGGAATCAATGGACAAGTAACCTGTGTACTACAACCCTCTGACCTGCCTTTCAAAATAGAGTCGACATTCAAGAATTACTACTCCCTGATTGTTGGAGCACCTTTGGATAGGGAGCAGGTGGCTGAATACAGGATAGTTGTGACAGTGGAAGATCAAGGCATTCCACCACTGTCTTCTAGTATCATCCTCTTAGTGCCTATTAGTGACATTAATGATAATGCTCCAGCTTTCAGTCAACCCTCCTACATAGTCTTTGTGAAGGAGAACAATCCCCCTGGTGCTCACATTTTCACAATATCTGCTTCAGACCCAGACATAGCTGAGAATGGTCTGATCACCTATTGGATAGATGAGAAGCTCTGGCCATTGTCAAGCTACATCTCTATACATTCGGAAAGTGGAAAACTCTATGCTTTGCAGTCCTTGGACTATGAGGAGTTGAAAGTGCTGGAGTTCCAGGTGAGAGCCAAGGATGCTGGAATGCCCACCTTGTGTGGCAATGCAACTCTTCATGTCTTTGTGATGGATGAGAATGACAATGCACCTGTTGTGTCAAGATCATCAGAAGAGAACCTGATTCTTCTAGTGGTCCCTGTGATGGCTGGGCATATTGTAGGCAAGATCCATGCCTTGGATGCGGATTCTGGATACAATGCCTGGCTAAGGTATGAACTAGCTGAAGAAAGCAATGGTCCATGGACTGTAGGGCAGTATAGTGGTGAGGTGAGTACCAAATATTCTCTGGATGATTCAGAAAGCAGCAAAATCCAGAGTGTCCTTGTTCTTGTGAAAGATCATGGGAAACCTCAACTGTCAGCCACAGCCACCCTGAGTGTTTCACTTGTGACAAGTGGTCAGACAATTAAAAGGGATATTAACCTCCCCAGGTCAGGGGAGAGCTTTGTGCCCCTGGTGGATTCAATCAACATCTATCTGATCATTGCCATCTGCTCTGTTTCCAGCCTCTTCTTGCTGGCCATTCTTATCTATGTGGCTCTGCGATGCCAGTGCAAGTCAAAGGAATCCATGGTTTATGGCCCTGGCATGGCCACCCTGGTATGTGCCAGTGAAGTGGGCAGCTGGTCCTATTCCAATCGGCACAGCCACATCCTGGCAGGTGTGAGTGCAGAGGCTGGTGCCAAGAGCGACCTTATGATTTTCAGTCCCAACATTCCTGTTTTTGCAAATAATGGTGAACTTAGGAATGGGACAGAATTGATCACAGATGCAGCTAAAGAGGTGAGTTTCTGGTTTTGA
- the LOC116510786 gene encoding protocadherin Fat 4-like, with protein sequence MLTWPKGLLQLLLLHTAWKMGSGQLHYSVLEESQHGTFVGRISQDLGLEVSELVPRMFRMLSKGEKDYFEVNLQNGILFVNSRIDREELCAKNADCVLHLEVIVEKPLAFFHVEVEIKDINDNAPIFSAKEQILSIAELITASGTRFLLERASDADIGTNALITYKLSPSRHFALDTGNDEDESKSVVLVLKVPLDREESPVHHLVLTATDGGEPKLTGTVQLVINVQDVNDNPPVFNQSVYRVKLLENTVSGSLVITLNATDLDEGINREISYSFHDSVALHVTKLFSINSDTGDIRVIGKLDYEESKFYELPIVVQDKGSSQLTGHCKVLIEVLDMNDNIPELSVNSLSVPLPEDSPPGTVVAILSASDRDSGNNGQIECFLWPTGVPFKLKSTFKNYYSLIVGAVLDREQVTEYRMVVTVEDQGVPPLSSSLTLVVPISDINDNAPAFPQSFYTVFVKENNPPGAHIFTVSASDPDIAENGLITYWIDEKLWPLSSYISVHSESGKLYALQSLDYEELKLLEFQVRAKDAGIPSLCGNATVQVFVMDENDNAPVVSRSSEENLILLVVPVIPGHIVGKIHALDADSGYNAWLRYELVEESNGPWTVGQYSGEVSTKYSMDDSESSKIQSLLVLVKDHGKPQLSATATLSVSLVTSGQTIKTDINLQRSGESFVPLVDSINVYLIIAICSVSSLFLLATLIYVALRCHCKIKEPMVYGPGMATLVCASEVGSWSYSNRHSHILAGVSAEAGAKSDLMIFSPNIPVFADNGELINGVDVPPDSTKKRKREELAGVVPVSAMLTWPKGLLQLLLLHTAWKMGSGQLHYSVLEESQHGTFVGRISQDLGLEVSELVPRMFRMLSKGEKDYFEVNLQNGILFVNSRIDREELCAKNADCVLHLEVIVEKPLRFFHVEVEIKDINDNAPIFSVREQILNIAEFITASGTRFPLERASDADIGTNALLTYKLSPSNHFILDSGNDEDESKSVVFLLKVPLDREESPVHHLVLTATDRGEPKLTGTLQLVINVLDVNDNPPVFNQSVYRIKLLENTASGSLVIALNATDLDEGINREISYFFSNSLPLAVTKLFSINSDTGEIRVIGKLDYEDINCYELQIVAEDKGISSLSGHCEVFVDVLDMNDNIPELSVNSLTVPLPEDSTPGTVVAILSASDKDSGINGQVTCVLQPSELPFQIESTFKNYYSLIVGAPLDREQVTEYRMVVTVEDQGIPPLSSSIILLVPISDINDNAPAFSQPSYTVFVKENNPPGAHIFTISASDSDIAENGLITYWIDEKLWPLSSYISVHSESGKLYALQSLDYEELKVLEFQVRAKDAGMPSLCGNATLHVFVIDENDNAPVVSGSSEENLILLVVPVMPGHIVGKIHALDADSGYNAWLRYELAEESNSPWTVGQYSGEVSTKYSLDESESSKIQSVLVLVKDHGKPQLSATATLSVSLVTSGQTIKTDINLQRSGESFVPLVDSINIYLIIAICSVSSLFLLATLIYVALRCHCKSKESMVYGPGMATLVCASEVGSWSYSNRHSHILAGVSAEAGAKSDLMIFSPNIPVFANNGELRNGTELIPDSAKEVSFWFLVVIQNCIFILSL encoded by the exons ATGCTTACCTGGCCGAAGGGGCTGCtgcagctgcttctgctccacacCGCCTGGAAAATGGGGAGCGGCCAGCTCCATtattctgtgctggaggaatccCAGCACGGCACCTTTGTGGGCCGCATCTCCCAGgatttggggttggaggtgagtGAGCTGGTGCCTCGGATGTTCCGGATGCTGTCCAAAGGAGAGAAGGACTATTTTGAGGTAAACCTGCAGAATGGGATCTTGTTTGTAAATTCCCGGATAGACAGGGAGGAGCTGTGTGCCAAGAATGCAGACTGTGTCCTTCATCTGGAGGTGATTGTGGAGAAACCTCTGGCGTTCTTCCATGTGGAGGTTGAAATCAAAGACATTAATGACAATGCTCCCATCTTCTCTGCCAAGGAACAGATCCTGAGCATAGCAGAATTGATAACAGCATCTGGTACTCGATTCCTCTTAGAGAGAGCATCTGATGCAGATATTGGTACTAATGCTCTGATAACATATAAGCTTAGCCCAAGCAGACATTTTGCTCTTGATACAGGAAATGATGAAGATGAGAGTAAATCTGTAGTTCTTGTACTGAAGGTTCCTCTTGACAGAGAGGAGAGCCCTGTGCATCATTTAGTACTGACAGCCACTGATGGGGGTGAACCAAAACTCACAGGAACCGTTCAGCTAGTCATCAATGTGCAGGATGTCAATGACAACCCTCCTGTGTTTAACCAATCTGTTTACAGGGTAAAGTTGCTAGAAAACACAGTCAGTGGGTCATTAGTTATTACTCTGAATGCTACAGACTTAGATGAGGGGATTAATAGGGAAATCTCTTATTCTTTTCATGATAGTGTTGCTCTACATGTCACAAAGTTGTTTAGTATAAATTCTGATACAGGGGATATTAGAGTAATTGGAAAGTTGGATTATGAAGAAAGCAAGTTCTATGAACTTCCAATTGTAGTACAAGATAAAGGCAGCTCTCAATTAACTGGGCACTGTAAGGTTCTCATTGAAGTATTGGACATGAACGACAACATTCCAGAATTATCTGTGAATTCTCTCTCTGTGCCATTGCCAGAGGACTCCCCTCCAGGGACTGTGGTAGCCATCCTCAGTGCATCTGATAGGGATTCTGGCAACAATGGGCAAATAGAATGTTTTCTCTGGCCCACTGGAGTACCCTTCAAACTCAAATCCACATTCAAGAATTACTACTCCCTAATTGTTGGTGCAGTCCTAGATCGAGAGCAGGTGACTGAGTACAGGATGGTTGTGACAGTGGAAGATCAAGGTGTTCCACCACTGTCTTCCAGTCTCACCCTTGTAGTACCTATCAGTGACATAAATGACAACGCACCTGCTTTCCCACAGTCATTCTACACAGTCTTTGTAAAAGAGAACAACCCCCCCGGTGCTCACATCTTCACAGTATCTGCCTCGGACCCAGACATAGCTGAGAATGGTCTGATCACCTATTGGATAGATGAGAAGCTCTGGCCATTGTCAAGCTACATCTCTGTACATTCGGAGAGTGGAAAACTTTATGCTTTGCAGTCTTTGGACTATGAGGAGTTGAAACTGCTGGAGTTCCAGGTGAGAGCCAAGGATGCTGGAATCCCCTCCTTATGTGGCAATGCAACTGTTCAAGTCTTTGTGATGGATGAGAATGACAATGCACCTGTTGTGTCAAGATCATCAGAAGAGAACCTGATTCTTCTAGTGGTCCCCGTGATCCCTGGTCATATTGTAGGCAAGATCCATGCCTTGGATGCAGATTCTGGATACAATGCATGGCTAAGATATGAACTGGTTGAAGAAAGCAATGGTCCATGGACTGTGGGGCAGTACAGTGGTGAGGTGAGTACCAAATATTCTATGGATGATTCAGAAAGCAGCAAAATCCAGAGTTTGTTGGTTCTTGTGAAGGACCATGGAAAACCTCAACTGTCAGCCACCGCCACCTTGAGTGTTTCACTTGTGACAAGTGGTCAGACAATCAAAACGGATATTAACCTTCAAAGATCAGGGGAGAGCTTTGTTCCCCTGGTGGACTCGATCAACGTCTATCTGATCATTGCCATCTGCTCTGTTTCCAGCCTCTTCCTCCTGGCCACTCTCATCTACGTGGCCCTGCGTTGTCACTGTAAGATAAAGGAACCCATGGTTTATGGCCCTGGTATGGCCACCCTGGTCTGTGCCAGTGAAGTGGGCAGCTGGTCCTATTCCAATCGGCACAGCCACATCCTGGCAGGTGTGAGCGCAGAGGCTGGTGCCAAGAGTGATCTCATGATTTTCAGTCCCAATATTCCTGTCTTTGCAGATAATGGGGAACTTATCAATGGGGTGGATGTGCCCCCAGATTCTACTAAAAAG agaaaaagagaagagcttGCTGGTGTTGTCCCTGTGTCTGCAATGCTTACCTGGCCGAAGGGGCTGCtgcagctgcttctgctccacacCGCCTGGAAAATGGGGAGCGGCCAGCTCCATtattctgtgctggaggaatccCAGCACGGCACCTTTGTGGGCCGCATCTCCCAGgatttggggttggaggtgagtGAACTGGTGCCTCGGATGTTCCGGATGCTGTCCAAAGGAGAGAAGGACTATTTTGAGGTAAACCTGCAGAATGGGATCTTGTTTGTTAATTCCCGGATAGACAGGGAGGAGCTGTGTGCTAAGAATGCAGACTGTGTCCTTCATCTGGAGGTGATTGTAGAGAAACCTCTGAGGTTCTTCCATGTGGAGGTTGAAATCAAAGACATTAATGACAATGCTCCCATCTTCTCAGTCAGGGAACAGATCCTGAACATAGCAGAATTCATAACAGCATCTGGTACCCGATTCCCATTAGAGAGAGCATCTGATGCAGATATTGGTACTAATGCTCTGTTAACTTACAAGCTCAGCCCAAGCAACCATTTTATTCTTGATTCAGGAAATGATGAAGATGAGAGTAAATCTGTAGTATTTCTATTGAAGGTTCCTCTTGACAGAGAGGAGAGCCCTGTGCATCATTTAGTACTGACAGCAACTGATAGGGGAGAACCAAAACTCACAGGAACTCTTCAGCTAGTCATCAATGTGCTGGATGTCAATGATAACCCTCCTGTGTTTAACCAATCTGTTTACAGGATAAAGTTGTTAGAAAATACAGCTAGTGGGTCATTAGTTATTGCTCTGAATGCAACAGACTTAGATGAAGGGATCAATAGAGAAATCTCTTATTTTTTTAGTAATAGTCTCCCTCTAGCTGTCACAAAGCTCTTTAGTATAAATTCTGATACTGGGGAAATCAGAGTGATTGGAAAATTGGACTATGAAGATATTAATTGCTATGAACTTCAAATTGTTGCAGAAGATAAAGGCATTTCTTCATTATCAGGACATTGTGAAGTTTTTGTTGATGTATTGGACATGAATGATAATATTCCAGAATTATCTGTGAATTCTCTCACTGTGCCATTGCCAGAGGATTCCACTCCAGGGACTGTGGTAGCCATCCTCAGTGCTTCAGACAAGGATTCTGGAATCAATGGACAAGTAACCTGTGTACTACAGCCTTCTGAGCTTCCTTTCCAAATAGAGTCCACATTCAAGAATTACTACTCCCTGATTGTTGGAGCACCTTTGGATAGGGAGCAGGTGACTGAATACAGGATGGTTGTGACAGTGGAAGATCAAGGCATTCCACCACTGTCTTCTAGTATCATCCTCTTAGTGCCTATTAGTGACATTAATGATAATGCTCCAGCTTTCAGTCAACCCTCCTACACAGTCTTTGTGAAGGAGAACAATCCCCCTGGTGCTCACATCTTCACAATATCTGCCTCGGACTCAGACATAGCTGAGAATGGTCTGATCACCTATTGGATAGATGAGAAGCTCTGGCCATTGTCAAGCTACATCTCTGTACATTCAGAGAGTGGAAAACTTTATGCTTTGCAGTCCTTGGACTATGAGGAGTTGAAAGTGCTGGAGTTCCAGGTGAGAGCCAAGGATGCTGGAATGCCCTCCTTATGTGGCAATGCAACACTTCATGTCTTTGTGATTGATGAGAATGACAACGCACCTGTTGTGTCAGGATCATCAGAAGAGAACCTGATTCTTCTAGTGGTCCCTGTGATGCCTGGGCATATTGTAGGCAAGATCCATGCCTTGGATGCGGATTCTGGATACAATGCATGGCTAAGATATGAACTGGCTGAAGAAAGCAATAGTCCATGGACTGTGGGGCAGTATAGTGGTGAGGTGAGTACCAAATATTCTCTGGATGAATCAGAAAGCAGCAAAATCCAGAGTGTTTTGGTTCTTGTGAAGGATCATGGAAAACCTCAACTGTCAGCCACAGCCACCCTGAGTGTTTCACTTGTGACAAGTGGTCAGACAATCAAAACAGATATTAACCTTCAAAGGTCAGGGGAGAGCTTTGTGCCCCTGGTGGATTCAATCAACATCTATCTGATCATTGCCATCTGCTCTGTTTCCAGCCTCTTCTTGCTGGCCACTCTCATCTACGTGGCCCTGCGTTGCCACTGCAAGTCAAAGGAATCCATGGTTTATGGCCCTGGCATGGCCACCCTGGTATGTGCCAGTGAAGTGGGCAGCTGGTCCTATTCCAATCGGCACAGCCACATCCTGGCAGGTGTGAGTGCAGAGGCTGGTGCCAAGAGTGACCTTATGATTTTCAGTCCCAACATTCCTGTTTTTGCAAATAATGGGGAACTTAGGAATGGGACAGAATTGATCCCAGATTCAGCTAAAGAGGTGAGTTTCTGGTTTTTGGTAGTAATTCAGAATTGTATCTTTATTTTATCACTTTAA